The Deinococcus sp. Leaf326 genomic sequence GTCGAGCATGGTGGGCAGGCGGGCCGCCGGAAGCAACTCGGCGCTCTGGGCCTCATAGCCCTCGGCCTTGAAGGGCAGGGTGCGCGTCTGGCCGAAGAAGGGATAGGTGTTCGAGCCGATCAGGAAGATGAAGATGCCCGAGGCGATGTAATTCAGCATGATGCTGTTGATGACTTCGCTGGAGCCGAATCTGGCCTTGAGCAGACCCGGAATGGCCCCCCACAGCGCGCCGCCCAGCCCAGCCGCGATGACGGTCAGGGGCAGCAGGAACCAGCCGAGGTCGGGCGGGCCATAGACGCCCATGAACATCGCCGCGACCGCGCCCATCGTGAGCTGGCCCGGCGCGCCGATGTTGAACAGCCCCGTGCGGAAGGCGAAGGCCACCGAGAGGCCCGTGAAGATGAGCGGGGTGGCGAGCTTGAGGCTGTCGAGAAAGGGGTTGAGGGCCGTGACAGGCGCGAACAGCGTCGAGTACACGAAGTACACGATGTCGGCCCGCGTGAGCCAGCCCCCCCAGGCCCCCAGCGCCTGCCCCGACAGGTTGACCGAAGGCTGCACCACGAGCACGACCACCGCGCCGACCAGGATAGCCAGAGCGATGGCGACAGCCGGCACGAGCAGCCCGCGCAGGCGGTTGAGGCGGTCCCACCACGCCGGCTGGGCGCTCAGGCCCGCGCCCGCCGCGATGAGACCGCCCAGCATGGGGAGCAGCAACCCCAGGTTCATGCCGCCGCCCTCATAGAAGTTGCGCAGGGTCCGGCGGGCACCGGGGCGCAGGGCCGAGTCGGCCGCCACGCGCGCGGCCTCGGCCCCCAGGGTGCGCCCGAGCAGGAGCACGGCGATGAACGCCACCACGAAGGCCAGCAGACCCGTCACCCAGAACCAGCGCTGGCGGCGCAGCGCACCGACCACCGTGGCGAGCAGCAGCGCGAGCGCGGCCCAGCCCAGTCCCAGGGTCGTGGCGGCCGAGGGCAGGGCCACGTCCGCATTGGAACTGGTGTTGAGAATCTGTCCCCCGAGGTGCAGCAGGGCGGCGCCGCCGTCGAATGATCGTCCCAGGGCGGCGAGTGGGGTCAGCAGAAGGGCGGCCGTCCCGACGCCGCCCGCGACGAGAGCGATTCTCGACGCGGCCGCAGATGGGCGGGAATCAGGAAGTTGCGTCACCGCTGCATTGTACGCAGTCTAGACCGGGTGGGAATCGCCCTAAACTCCCTTATGTCACACGGTTTCGTCCGTCCCCCCGTTCCCTTTTCGCCGGCGACGCTGCCCCCCGGCATTCCCCGTCTGGGGCTGGGCCTCGCAGCGCTGGGCCGCCCGGCCTACATCAACCTGGGGCACGGCGCGGCGCTAGGACCGGGCAAGAGTGTGGAAGAGCTGCGGGGCCGGACCTGGGCCATGCTCGATCAGGCCTGGGAGGCGGGCCTGCGCTACTTCGACGCCGCACGCAGCTACGGCCGCGCCGAGGAGTTTCTGGGGGGCTGGCTGTGCGCGCGCGGGCACACCGGGACGGCGGTGGTGGCCAGCAAGTGGGGCTACACCTATGTCGCCGACTGGCGCACCGACGCCGACACGCACGAGGTCAAGGATCACACCCTCGCCACGCTGGAGCGGCAGTGGCCCGAGACCCTGACTAGCCTGGGCCGCGCACCCACCCTGTACCTCATCCACTCGGCCACGCTGGACACGGGCGTACTGGGCAACGCCGGGGTCCTGGCCCGTCTGGCCGAACTGGCGGCCGGGGGCGTGCGGGTGGGCCTGAGCACAAGCGGTCCACGGCAGGCCGACACGCTGCGGCGGGCCTTGGAGGCGCGGGTGGACGGTATCTGCCCCTTCTCGGCGGTGCAGGCCACCTGGAATCTGCTGGAGCCCTCGGCGGCTGCGGCGCTGGCCGAGGCACACGCGGCAGGCTGGACGGTCGTGGTCAAGGAGGGCGTCGCCAACGGACGCCTGACTGCCCACGGCCTGAGCGGCGCAGGCGACGTTCCCCCCGCCCTGGCCGCCGAGGCCGCGCGCCTGGGGGTCACCCCCGACGCCGTGGCCCTGGCCGCCGCGCTTGCGCAGCCCTGGGCCGACCTCGTGCTGAGCGGCGCGGCGACCCCCGAGCACCTGCGGGACAACCTGCGTGCCCTAAACCTGCGCCCCGAACCCGGCTTCCTCACGAAGCTGGCCGAGGTGCCAGAGACCTACTGGCGCTCGCGCTCGGCGCTGTCCTGGACCTGAGCGTCCTGGTCTGCGCCGGCCGGGCCCTGCCGGGCGTCCGTGGCCCCGACGACCTCAACCGGAGGAGTCTGGGCACGCGCCGTCAGGGTGTGGGCGCTGGGGAGCCGATCGGGGCCGGGCAGCAGGCGGCCCTCGGCCAGCGCCTGGAGCAGCGGGCGCAGGGGCGGCAGCTCGCGGCGTACGGTGTGCCAGACGAGTTCGGGGTCGATGCCGAAGTAGTCGTGCGAGATGAGGTTGCGCACATCGCGCAGGTACGCCCAGGGAATTTCCGGGGTACGGTCCTGCACGCTCTGGGGAATGAACTTGGTCGTCTCGCCCAGCCGCGCGAGGTTGCGCAGCGCGGCGTCGCGGGTGCGTTCGTCGCGCAGGAAGGTGGTGAGCGAGAGGCCGGCCGTGTCCTCCTGAAGCCGGTCCAGCGCGCCGAGCAGGTCGTAGACCCGCCAGCGCCACCTCTTGGGCCGGTGGGTGATGGGCAGTTCGCCGGTCACGGCCGTCACGTCCACGGCGTCGGCCAGAATCTCGCCGCGCAGGGGAGCCTTGAGGGCCGCCTCGGTCAGGATGTCCACCCGGCGGTCCAGCAGGTCCTCGCACAGCGCCTTGACACGCATGAGGTCGAGCAGCCCGGCCTCCTGTCCGGGCGCGAAATCCACCAGCAGGTCGATGTCCGAGCCGCCCCAGGCCTCGCCGCGCGCCACGCTGCCGAACACGCGCAGCCGCGTGACCCCCAGCGCACGCCACGCCGCCTCACCCGCACGCAGTGCCGAGGCGACGGCCTGAAGCCGGGGATCGGGAAACAGCGGCGCAGTCATGTGTAGGCAGGATAGTGCGCCGCGCGCCAGCATCCCCGCGCGGCCTATGATCGGGCGGTGATCGTCGCCGTGGGCCATGACCTGATTGAGATTGAGCGCATCCGGGGAATGCTGGCGCGCGAGGGCCGGCGCGCCGAGCGCCTGTTTGCCCCCGAAGAGCTGGCCTACTGCGCCCGCCTTCAGGATCCCGCCCCCAGCCTCGCGGCCCGTTTTGCTGCCAAGGAGGCCTTTCAGAAGGTCTGGCCGCGTCCACATGGCTGGCGCGACGTCTGGGTCATCCGAGAGGCGACCCCAGGCGGCCCCTTTCCCTTCGCACGGCCCCGGCTGGGGTACGCGCCGCACCTCGCCGCCGAGATGGAGCAGCGCCGCTGGGTCGCCCACCTGACCCTGACCCACACCAAGGAGCACGCCTCGGCGGTAGTGGTTCTGGAGGAACGGCCGGACGATAGACTTCACCGGATATGACAGCAAATCCACTAAGGCGTGCACTGCGTGACCCGTGGGTCTGGTGGTTCGCACAGGCGCGTGAACATGTCTACGACGACATGGTCTACTTCGTCAGCCGCGAACAGGCACTGGACGACTGGCGGGCCGACGACCGCAAGTGGAATCTCGTGCAGGTCCGGCGCCGAACCATGATCCGCCGGGCAACGCGTCACAACCGGGTTGTAGAAGAGATGGTCAGAGCCATCACCCGGCAGAAGGCCATGAAGGAATAGTCGCCGTGCTGACACCTTCGCCGCCCGCTTCCGACCTACGCTGGAGCATGTCCCCCCACAAGGCCGGCCGCTGGGTATTGCCTCTCCTGTTCACGGTCCTGCCGGGCTCACTCGCCCAGACGGCGGCGCCCGTGTCCCCACCGGCCGCCCCGGCATCCGCGCCGGCGCTCTCGCCCGAACGCAGCGCGGCGCTCACGCGGGGGCGTCAACTGCTGAGCGACTTCTACGCGGTGCGGCTCGACGCCCTGTGGCAGAGCTTCACACCGGAGGTGCGCGCGCAGTGGGGCAGTCTCGCGGCGTTCCGGGCCTTCCGGCTCTCGGGCGTCTCGCAGTACGGCGCCCAGCGCGAACTCGTGCGCGAGCGGACGCTGACCGAGGACGGAGAGACCTTCTATGTCCGCAGCGCCACCTTCGAGAAGGCGCCCAAACAGGTGTGGTCCCTGGTCATCGGCTTCGGCCCGGACGGCCGTGTCAGCACCTTTGGCATCCTCCTAGAGGAAGACCGCAGCGGCGGACAGGTGGCCTGAACCCTGCGGGCGCGGCTCAGGGACGCGGCGGAAAGCGCACGAAGGTGAGCCAGAAGTTCTCGAAAGCGCGGATGGCGTCCAGAAAGTTCTCGAACCCCACCGGCTTGATGACGTATCCGCTGGCGTGCCGGGCATAGGCGTTGGTGACGTCCGTTTCGGCCTGACTCGTCGTGAGCATGAGCACCGGGATACTGGCGAGCTTGGGGTCGGCCTTGAGTTCGGCCAGCACCTCCAGCCCGTTCTTGCGCGGCATGTTGATGTCGAGCAGGATCACGTCGGGGCGGGGCGCGCCGGCATGTTCGCCCTGCCGGCGCAGGAAGTCAATGGCCTCGTCGCCGTCACGGGCGACGTGCAGCCGGTTCCTGACCTGCGCTTCGGCGAAGGCCTCCTGTGTGAGCAGGATGTCCGGCTCGCTGTCCTCGACCAGCAGGATCTCGACCAGAGGGCGCGAATCCGGCATCAGCGGGCCCCGGTGACCGGGAGACAATGAAGACGCGCGCGCAGCATAGGGAGCGAATATACCCCGCCCAGATACGGGGCAGTCACCGGCTCAGCCGCGCAGGGCGTAGCCCACACCGCGCACGGTCCGCAGCAGCCCATACCCGTCGAGGTCGCGCAGCTTGGCGCGCAGGTTGGCCATATGCACGTCCACGACATTGCTGCCCTCGGGGAGGCGGCCCTGCCAGATCTCCTGGCCGATCTCGTGGCGCGAGTACACGCGGCCCGGCTGCCGGATGAGCAGCGCCAGGATGTCAAACTCCTTGGGCGAGAGCCGCAGTTCCTCGGCCTTGTAGGTCACGAGGCGCTTCTGGGGGTCCAGGGTCAGGTCGCCCATGCTCAGGCTCTCGCTGGCGCGCTGGCGCAGCTGCACCTTGACGCGGGCCAGCAGCTCGTCGGGGTGGAATGGCTTGATGAGGTAGTCGTCGGCCCCCAGGCCCAGCAGCCGCACCTTTTCCTCGACAGTGTCGCGTGCGGTCAGCACGATGATGGGCAGGGCGCTGTTCTTGCGCAGACGCTGCACCACGTCGCCGCCGTCGAAGTCGGGCAGGCCCAGATCGAGCAGGATCAGGTCGGGGTGGTCCTCACGGGCCTTGATCAGGCCGTTCATGGCCGAATCGGCGTGGTCCACGGCATACCCCGCATCGGTCAGGTCCAGACGCAGGACATTGGCAATATCGAGGTCGTCCTCGATAACAAGAATGCGGTGTTCGCTCACGGGTCACATGATACGACGCCCGCACCAAGCGCCTCTCGGCGCGGTCTGACTGCCCCCGCCGGCCCCTCCAGGCTTGAGAAGACCTTAAGACGGCCGTCAGCCCAGCGCGGCTCCGGGCCGGGGCGTGTGCTAGGGTAGGTAGACCACGTTCTGGACACGCCGGACGCCGTATTTTTCGGCGCCTGCACGACCAGACGACACAACCTCGCCGTTCAGCCCTTCAGCTGCGCCCCCCAGTGGCGGCCAAGCCTGATCTTCCCCCGCACCCCGCGTGCCCGGAGTTGTAATGACCCAATCCAACCCAGCGGACACCCCCGCCAAGCCCAGCCTCGAAGTCATCCCGCTCGGAGGCATGGGCGAGATCGGCAAGAACATCACCGCCTACCGCTACGGCGACGAGATCATGGTCG encodes the following:
- a CDS encoding ABC transporter permease; the protein is MTQLPDSRPSAAASRIALVAGGVGTAALLLTPLAALGRSFDGGAALLHLGGQILNTSSNADVALPSAATTLGLGWAALALLLATVVGALRRQRWFWVTGLLAFVVAFIAVLLLGRTLGAEAARVAADSALRPGARRTLRNFYEGGGMNLGLLLPMLGGLIAAGAGLSAQPAWWDRLNRLRGLLVPAVAIALAILVGAVVVLVVQPSVNLSGQALGAWGGWLTRADIVYFVYSTLFAPVTALNPFLDSLKLATPLIFTGLSVAFAFRTGLFNIGAPGQLTMGAVAAMFMGVYGPPDLGWFLLPLTVIAAGLGGALWGAIPGLLKARFGSSEVINSIMLNYIASGIFIFLIGSNTYPFFGQTRTLPFKAEGYEAQSAELLPAARLPTMLDLLNVGTGGATVLSLGLVFALVTFVVARLALRKARNKSLISLAAAVVVGAVTWRVGVPVQGVASQLNGAFLIALVCVALFGTLMWRTATGYALRAVGLSPKAAEYGGISVARGTILAMTIAGMFAGLAGTHYVQGGALDAYRLKGNMPVNVGFDGIAVALMGQSTPVGVVAASVLFGTIDTGGIDADLKLDAINRDIVTVLKALIVLFIAAGGFLSRRVTDPPPPQLVKAADRAGTAEGGRVGPSSAVTEAQTPLPNVGQSTLDNTREGGK
- a CDS encoding response regulator, whose protein sequence is MPDSRPLVEILLVEDSEPDILLTQEAFAEAQVRNRLHVARDGDEAIDFLRRQGEHAGAPRPDVILLDINMPRKNGLEVLAELKADPKLASIPVLMLTTSQAETDVTNAYARHASGYVIKPVGFENFLDAIRAFENFWLTFVRFPPRP
- a CDS encoding HepT-like ribonuclease domain-containing protein; this translates as MTAPLFPDPRLQAVASALRAGEAAWRALGVTRLRVFGSVARGEAWGGSDIDLLVDFAPGQEAGLLDLMRVKALCEDLLDRRVDILTEAALKAPLRGEILADAVDVTAVTGELPITHRPKRWRWRVYDLLGALDRLQEDTAGLSLTTFLRDERTRDAALRNLARLGETTKFIPQSVQDRTPEIPWAYLRDVRNLISHDYFGIDPELVWHTVRRELPPLRPLLQALAEGRLLPGPDRLPSAHTLTARAQTPPVEVVGATDARQGPAGADQDAQVQDSAERERQ
- a CDS encoding aldo/keto reductase codes for the protein MSHGFVRPPVPFSPATLPPGIPRLGLGLAALGRPAYINLGHGAALGPGKSVEELRGRTWAMLDQAWEAGLRYFDAARSYGRAEEFLGGWLCARGHTGTAVVASKWGYTYVADWRTDADTHEVKDHTLATLERQWPETLTSLGRAPTLYLIHSATLDTGVLGNAGVLARLAELAAGGVRVGLSTSGPRQADTLRRALEARVDGICPFSAVQATWNLLEPSAAAALAEAHAAGWTVVVKEGVANGRLTAHGLSGAGDVPPALAAEAARLGVTPDAVALAAALAQPWADLVLSGAATPEHLRDNLRALNLRPEPGFLTKLAEVPETYWRSRSALSWT
- a CDS encoding 4'-phosphopantetheinyl transferase superfamily protein, which translates into the protein MIVAVGHDLIEIERIRGMLAREGRRAERLFAPEELAYCARLQDPAPSLAARFAAKEAFQKVWPRPHGWRDVWVIREATPGGPFPFARPRLGYAPHLAAEMEQRRWVAHLTLTHTKEHASAVVVLEERPDDRLHRI
- a CDS encoding response regulator transcription factor produces the protein MSEHRILVIEDDLDIANVLRLDLTDAGYAVDHADSAMNGLIKAREDHPDLILLDLGLPDFDGGDVVQRLRKNSALPIIVLTARDTVEEKVRLLGLGADDYLIKPFHPDELLARVKVQLRQRASESLSMGDLTLDPQKRLVTYKAEELRLSPKEFDILALLIRQPGRVYSRHEIGQEIWQGRLPEGSNVVDVHMANLRAKLRDLDGYGLLRTVRGVGYALRG